Proteins encoded by one window of Haliotis asinina isolate JCU_RB_2024 chromosome 6, JCU_Hal_asi_v2, whole genome shotgun sequence:
- the LOC137288160 gene encoding uncharacterized protein isoform X1, producing MRCVAGKVPGIPDASGLYDPQYESDACGVGFIVNIDGLRSHRVLRDAQIMLQRMEHRGGCSCDNDTGDGAGVLTGIPHKLYARVLRDCDGVKGELPKPGLYSTGLLFLDKDTAEESEKMFTDMATNFNLKILAWRTVPVDTSCIGRVASTMEPLIRQVFVTGGDNQEEFYRQEAQAAQMYLLRKYASHHIPTATRRFYICSLHHEIIVYKGLLSTDQLWKYYYDLTDPDFETHIALIHSRFSTNTFPSWERAHPQRYLAHNGEINTLRGNVNLMKAREGVMNSQVYGDKLKMVYPVVEEGMSDSGCVDNVLEFLCMAGGRSLPEAVMTMVPEAWQNDKNMGMDKKAFYRWSAFAMEPWDGPALLTFTDGRYIGAILDRNGLRPSRFYVTKDNFMYMSSEVGVTNRLPSEIIQKGRLKPGRMLLVDTKEKVFMKDEILKSQICSIRPVGKWLSETISMAELQRSYNSGSLEPPEVERHDLGRGSCVEEDSRLPMFGYTIEALNMLVLPMVRDKKEALGSMGNDAPLACLSHFNPLLFEYFKQLFAQVTNPPIDPFREKIVMSLACPVGPEANILEPSAEQCQRLWLEQPILSLWDMEVLKNCNHKGWRTKVIDMVFPVEAGPDGLLPALNSVCEQAAIAADGDYKLIVLSDRKADKNFVPVSSLLAVGAVHHYLIDRKLRMKVGLIVETGEAREVHHLCTLLGYGVDAICPYLVFETVRRLREQGILDPPLADEEIYMNYRAACARGISKVMAKMGISTLHSYKGAQIFEAVGLDKEVIDRCFEGTASRIGGANFKVLATELLNRHSIAYKSRDCDNIIVADPGFYHWRDGGEKHMNDPLTIANLQEAVKTDNKDAYARFVESSMKSSQKCALRGQVDFVFSDHPLDIAEVEEAKFIVRRFCTGAMSFGSISYEAHTTLAIAMNRIGAKSNTGEGGENPDRYLNEDPQFNARSKIKQVASGRFGVTSSYLAHADELQIKMAQGAKPGEGGELPGYKVTKDIARTRHSIPGVGLISPPPHHDIYSIEDLAELIHDLKAANPDARISVKLVSEMGVGIVASGVAKGKAEHITISGHDGGTGASSWTGIKNAGLPWELGISETHQTLVLNDLRSRVVLQADGQIRSGRDVLIAAMLGADEFGFSTAPLIALGCTMMRKCHLNTCPVGIATQDPVLRAKFAGKPEYVVNFLFLLAEEVRELMAKIGVRSIQELIGRTDKLRFSPDPENPKAQMLDFSKILKNALEIRPGVSIQGGTVKQLFGFEKRLDNFLIAKAADVFEGRTKQVVIELKVTNEDRAFASTLSYHISRRFVEAGLPDNSIVLKLTGSGGQSFCAFLAKGVHVTLEGDANDYVCKGLSGGELVIFPPKDMPASFKSENNIIVGNVCLYGATSGKAYFRGQAAERFCVRNSGAVAVCEGCGDHGCEYMTGGRVIVLGLTGRNFAAGMSGGIAYCYDKIKRFDQLCNQESVALESLSAADATFVEETLRDFVEKTGSELAKSILDNWSEEKQHFVKVFPHEYRRALKEQEQEQVEMRRQERPIINGNIEDDQRSEDTTDSQVVKSEKVVDIESAIPDSTMEQKNLERVLDKTRGFVKYKRATYQYRDAAKRFQDWEEIFNHKQVKNGLRMQAARCMDCGVPFCQSDHGCPLSNIIPKWNNLVFQNKWKEALDQLLQTNNFPEFTGRVCPAPCEGACVLGINAPAVTIKNIENAIIDHGFEQGWIKPEPPANRTGKKIAIAGSGPAGLAAAAQLNKAGHTVTVYERNNRVGGLLRYGIPTMKLSKEVVQRRVDLMAAEGITFVTNTEIGKDVPAAELMEQNDAVLLALGATWPRDLPIPGRDLEGIHYAMNFLETWQQKQHGTELNKPALDAKGKNVIVIGGGDTGNDCIGTSLRQGAKSVISFEILPVPPPSRAENNPWPTWPKIFRVDYGHEEVKVKYGRDPRIYNIKSTSFIDDGNGHVKGINTVLVEWKKDDAGRWQMTDVPGSEKVYECDMVMLAMGFLGPERKIVDELSVKLDPRGNVNTPRNKYSTSIPNLYAAGDCRRGQSLVVWAISEGRQAARQIDADLEGQTNLAGPGGIVHSN from the exons GAGGCTCAAGCAGCGCAG ATGTACCTGCTGCGGAAGTATGCATCTCACCACATCCCTACTGCCACCCGGCGCTTCTACATCTGCAGCCTCCATCATGAGATCATTGTCTACAAG GGTCTTCTGAGCACTGACCAGCTGTGGAAGTACTACTACGACCTGACAGACCCCGACTTCGAGACCCACATCGCCCTCATCCACAGTCGCTTCTCCACCAACACCTTCCCCAGCTGGGAGAGAGCACACCCACAGAG ATACCTGGCCCACAATGGAGAGATCAACACCCTGCGTGGCAATGTGAACCTGATGAAGGCCAGGGAAGGGGTGATGAACAGCCAGGTGTACGGGGACAAGTTGAAGATGGTCTACCCTGTGGTGGAGGAGGGCATGTCTGACTCTGGCTGTGTTGACAACGTCCTGGAGTTTCTCTGTATGGCTGGAGGCAGGTCCCTACCAGAG GCCGTGATGACCATGGTTCCAGAGGCGTGGCAGAACGACAAGAACATGGGTATGGACAAGAAGGCTTTCTATAGGTGGAGCGCCTTTGCCATGGAACCGTGGGATGGACCTG CTCTGCTCACGTTCACTGATGGACGATACATTGGCGCCATTCTTGACCGCAACGGCCTGCGTCCATCTCGGTTCTATGTCACCAAAGATAATTTCATGTACATGTCCAGTGAGGTGGGCGTCACCAACAGATTGCCCAGCGAGATCATTCAGAAG GGCCGGCTGAAACCAGGACGCATGTTGCTGGTGGACACAAAGGAGAAAGTCTTCATGAAAGATGAAATTCTCAAGTCACAGATCTGCTCCATCAGACCAGTGGGCAAGTGGTTGTCAGAG ACTATATCTATGGCCGAGCTACAGAGGTCTTACAACTCAGGCAGCCTTGAACCCCCAGAAGTCGAGCGGCATGACCTTGGCCGTGGAAGTTGTGTGGAGGAAGATTCTCGACTGCCGATGTTTGGCTACACCATTGAGGCCCTCAACATGCTGGTCCTCCCCATGGTCAGGGACAA GAAAGAGGCTCTTGGTTCTATGGGAAACGATGCTCCCCTGGCCTGCCTGTCCCACTTCAACCCACTCTTGTTTGAGTACTTCAAGCAGCTCTTTGCCCAGGTCACCAACCCACCCATTGATCCCTTCAGGGAGAAGATCGTCATGTCACTT GCATGCCCCGTTGGTCCGGAGGCAAACATCCTGGAACCGAGCGCAGAGCAGTGTCAGCGACTTTGGCTGGAACAGCCCATTCTCTCACTTTGGGACATGGAGGTGCTGAAAAACTGCAATCACAAGGGATGGAGG ACCAAGGTGATTGACATGGTGTTCCCAGTTGAGGCAGGCCCAGATGGCCTTCTACCAGCCCTCAATTCAGTGTGTGAACAGGCGGCCATAGCAGCAGACGGCGACTACAAGCTCATTGTCTTGTCAGACAGGAAGGCTGATAAGAACTTTGTTCCGGTCAG CTCCCTGCTGGCAGTGGGTGCAGTCCATCACTACCTGATTGACCGCAAACTCCGAATGAAGGTTGGACTTATTGTGGAGACAGGGGAAGCAAG AGAGGTGCACCACCTGTGTACACTGCTTGGCTATGGTGTGGATGCCATCTGCCCCTACCTGGTGTTTGAGACGGTGCGGCGCCTCAGGGAACAGGGCATCCTGGACCCCCCACTAGCAGATGAGGAGATCTACATGAACTACCGGGCTGCGTGTGCTCGGGGCATCTCGAAGGTGATGGCCAAGATGGGAATCTCTACCCTGCACAGCTACAAG GGGGCCCAAATCTTTGAGGCAGTTGGTCTTGACAAAGAGGTCATTGACCGTTGCTTTGAGGGAACAGCCTCCAGGATTGGGGGTGCCAACTTCAAGGTGCTAGCTACAGAG CTGCTGAACCGTCACTCCATTGCCTACAAGTCTCGGGACTGTGACAACATCATCGTGGCTGATCCAGGCTTCTACCACTGGAGAGATGGCGGTGAGAAACACATGAATGACCCCCTCACCATTGCCAATCTACAG GAGGCTGTCAAGACTGATAACAAGGACGCCTACGCTCGCTTCGTGGAATCATCCATGAAGTCGTCCCAGAAGTGTGCCCTCCGTGGTCAAGTGGACTTTGTCTTCTCAGACCACCCTCTGGACATAGCTGAAGTGGAGGAGGCAAAGTTCATCGTCCGCAGATTCTGCACAG GGGCCATGAGTTTTGGGAGCATCTCCTATGAGGCCCACACCACGCTGGCTATAGCCATGAACAGAATAGGAGCCAAGTCGAACACTGGGGAGGGTGGGGAGAACCCAGACAGGTACCTCAACGAGGACCCACAGTTCAACGCCAGGTCCAAGATCAAACAG GTTGCGTCAGGGAGGTTTGGTGTAACAAGTTCCTACCTAGCTCATGCAGATGAGCTTCAGATCAAGATGGCACAGGGAGCCAAGCCAGGCGAGGGTGGAGAGTTGCCTGGCTATAAG GTGACTAAGGACATTGCCCGCACACGTCACTCCATCCCTGGGGTGGGTCTGATCAGCCCTCCCCCACATCATGACATCTACTCCATTGAGGATCTGGCAgag TTGATCCATGACCTGAAGGCTGCCAATCCAGATGCCCGCATAAGTGTAAAGCTGGTGTCTGAGATGGGAGTGGGTATTGTTGCATCAGGGGTTGCCAAG GGCAAGGCTGAGCATATCACTATCTCTGGGCACGACGGCGGCACGGGCGCCAGTAGCTGGACTGGGATCAAGAATGCAGGGCTACCATGGGAGCTTGGGATCTCTGAGACTCACCAGACTCTGGTCCTCAATGACCTCAGGTCAAGGGTTGTGCTACAGGCAGATGGTCAGATTAGGTCAG GAAGGGATGTTCTGATTGCTGCCATGTTAGGAGCGGATGAGTTCGGCTTCAGTACAGCACCACTGATAGCACTTGGCTGCACCATGATGAGAAAATGCCACCTTAACACCTGTCCAGTTGGCATAGCAACTCAG GACCCAGTGTTGAGGGCCAAATTCGCTGGAAAGCCGGAGTACGTTGTGAACTTCCTGTTCCTTTTGGCTGAGGAG GTGCGTGAGTTGATGGCCAAGATTGGTGTTAGGTCTATCCAGGAGTTGATTGGACGCACAGACAAGCTCAGGTTCAGTCCAGACCCTGAGAACCCCAAAGCTCAGATGCTGGACTTCTCCAAGATTCTGAAGAATGCCCTTGAGATCCGGCCTGGAGTCAGCATCCAAGGGGGAACTGTCAAACAGCTGTTTGGCTTTGAGAAGAGGCTG GACAACTTTCTGATAGCCAAGGCAGCTGACGTGTTTGAAGGTCGCACCAAGCAGGTTGTTATTGAACTCAAGGTCACTAACGAGGACCGAGCATTTGCTTCAACCCTCAGCTACCACATCTCAAG ACGGTTTGTTGAGGCAGGCCTGCCTGACAACAGCATCGTGCTGAAACTGACAGGGTCCGGAGGTCAGAGCTTCTGTGCCTTTTTGGCTAAAGGCGTCCATGTGACACTGGAGGGAGATGCCAATGATTATGTCTGCAAG GGTCTGTCTGGAGGTGAGCTTGTCATCTTCCCACCCAAGGATATGCCAGCAAGCTTCAAGTCTGAAAACAACATCATCGTGGGCAATGTGTGTCTCTATGGAGCCACATCAGGCAAGGCCTACTTCCGAGGCCAGGCAGCAGAGAGATTCTGTGTGAGGAACTCGGGGGCTGTCGCAGTCTGTGAG GGTTGTGGAGACCATGGCTGTGAGTATATGACAGGAGGTCGTGTCATTGTCTTGGGTCTTACCGGCCGAAACTTTGCTGCTGGAATGTCAGGTGGCATTGCCTACTGCTATGACAA GATCAAGCGGTTTGACCAGCTGTGTAACCAGGAGTCAGTGGCCCTAGAATCTCTCTCAGCTGCGGATGCAACATTTGTAGAGGAGACTCTCCGTGATTTTGTCGAGAAGACTGGATCTGAACTGGCCAAGAGCATCCTTGACAACTGGAGTGAAGAAAAACAACACTTTGTTAAG GTGTTCCCCCATGAGTATCGACGTGCTCTGAAGGAGCAGGAACAAGAGCAGGTGGAGATGAGGAGACAGGAGAGACCAATCATCAATGGGAACATTGAGGACGACCAGAGGTCGGAGGACACGACAGACTCCCAG GTAGTGAAAAGTGAGAAGGTCGTGGACATTGAGTCTGCCATTCCTGACTCCACTATGGAACAGAAGAACTTGGAGCGTGTCCTGGACAAGACTCGGGGCTTCGTCAAGTACAAGCGGGCCACATACCAGTACAGAGATGCTGCCAAGAGATTCCAAGACTGGGAGGAGATCTTCAACCACAAGCAGGTCAAGAATGGTCTCCGAATGCAGGCTGCCAG GTGTATGGACTGTGGGGTGCCATTCTGCCAGTCTGATCATGGCTGTCCTCTGAGTAACATCATCCCCAAGTGGAACAATCTTGTCTTCCAG AACAAGTGGAAGGAAGCGCTGGATCAGCTTCTACAGACAAACAACTTTCCCGAGTTCACTGGCCGAGTTTGCCCAGCTCCGTGTGAG GGTGCCTGTGTACTTGGCATCAATGCGCCAGCTGTGACCATCAAGAACATTGAGAATGCCATCATTGATCATGGGTTCGAGCAGGGTTGGATCAAACCTGAGCCTCCAGCAAACCGGACAGGGAAGAAGATTGCCATCGCTGGCAGTGGCCCAGCTGggcttgctgctgctgctcaaCTCAACAAG GCCGGTCACACTGTCACTGTGTACGAGCGTAACAACCGTGTAGGGGGTCTGCTGCGCTATGGAATCCCTACCATGAAATTGTCAAAAGAG GTTGTCCAGCGGCGTGTGGACCTGATGGCTGCTGAAGGTATAACGTTTGTCACAAACACAGAGATTGGGAAGGATGTGCCAGCTGCTGAACTGATGGAGCAGAATGATGCTGTACTCCTTGCCCTTGGGGCCACATGGCCCCGAGACCTGCCCATTCCAG GCCGCGATCTGGAGGGCATCCACTACGCCATGAACTTCCTGGAGACATGGCAGCAGAAGCAACATGGCACTGAACTGAACAAACCAGCCCTGGATGCCAAGGGCAAGAACGTTATTGTCATTGGTGGCGGAGACACCGGCAACGACTGCATTGGAACATCCTTGAGACAG GGAGCCAAGAGTGTTATCTCATTTGAGATCCTGCCAGTACCACCACCCTCTCGAGCAGAGAACAACCCCTGGCCCACATGGCCAAAGATCTTCCGGGTGGACTATGGGCACGAGGAGGTGAAGGTCAAGTATGGACGCGACCCACGAATCTACAACATCAAGAGCACT AGCTTCATCGATGACGGCAATGGTCACGTGAAAGGCATCAACACTGTCCTGGTAGAGTGGAAGAAGGATGATGCTGGACGCTGGCAGATGACCGATGTTCCTG GCTCTGAGAAGGTATACGAATGTGACATGGTGATGCTAGCTATGGGTTTCCTTGGACCAGAGAGGAAGATTGTGGATGAGCTGTCAGTGAAGCTGGATCCTCGGGGCAATGTCAACACACCACGGAACAAGTACTCCACCAGCATCCCCAACCTCTATGCTGCTGGAG ATTGTCGCCGAGGTCAGTCTCTAGTGGTGTGGGCTATCTCAGAAGGTCGCCAGGCAGCCCGACAGATTGATGCAGATCTGGAGGGACAGACCAACCTGGCAGGACCAGGAGGTATTGTCCATTCCAACTGA